A stretch of the Paramormyrops kingsleyae isolate MSU_618 chromosome 16, PKINGS_0.4, whole genome shotgun sequence genome encodes the following:
- the trpm2 gene encoding transient receptor potential cation channel subfamily M member 2 isoform X3, with translation MQLLTAEPPPPPSAQPGIVSTDRVRAVAVTMGDVMEPSFVQTLAASVTRTAKYLSLSPSFQRCAFMAWIKENIRKKECAYYTEDGREGVCKCGYPKTHHVDEAIKPEEFLGESWDKYRHIREAPTDAFGDISLGGHKAGKYIRVSTDTSSETLYELLTEHWRLRPPNLLISVTGGAKNFYMKTRLKEMFRRGLIKVAQTTGAWIVTGGTHTGVMKHVGMAMRDYTLSSSAFDAQVVAIGVVTWGVLHNREPLVHPEGCFPAHYSLDEQGQGRLSCLDVNHSHFLLVDDGTHGQYGAEIALRSRLEKLISQQPLGQRADGGVKIPVVCVVLEGGPGTLNTIYNAMLNGTPSVILEGSGRVADVIAHAARLPLSQVNIALIRKLMKRFFSKEYESFSSLMIIEWTKKIQDIIRMPHLLTVFRLDEEKHIDLDVAILQALLKASRNCDTPGHESWEQQLELAVAWNRVDIAKSEIFTEESQWKSTDLHRAMLSALVGHKPDFVKLFLANNVSLREFLHEDTLCELYAHLEPGCLFLVLFGFVLVVDFQLTPSWTELLLYLWLMSLVVEEVRQLFDDPDGSGFQKKVKRYINDLWNILDVLSILLFTCGFIFRLITATFYAGKVVLCIDFIIFCLRLMAIFTISKTLGPKIIIVRRMMMDLFFFMFLLSIWVVAFGVAKQGILIQNEDRLEWIMRGVLYEPYLIIFGNVPTDIDRVQFSMDSCTLNGSDPLKPRCPVLATDQTPVFPEWLTIILLCVYLLFANILLLNLLIAIFNYTFQEVQDNTDCFWKFQRYELIKEYHSRPAYPPPFILLSHLYLLVTRFLLCRPSKNKHRQFKQQLSRFEEEEMLSWEALMQENFLAKSRQEQSQSVEYRVQDTSEKVGNLVGMLEVNHNRDTDSMTKRLARLEEQVSRSVKALSWIMNALRSQGYASEEEVPSLTSQRSHMETDPEPANKPTAEGAPCHIKARHLHYPGSQVTRFPVPEEKVPWEVEFTLYNPPVYSTQRTTDSRRKGTPPAGDSDVANLQKYRNPGGRTGLMGRGCLDQLGPNQIHDPVITRWWDGDSPTLEFLAVWEESEGRWAIPGGLVHSDEILPERLERILGKKLCDKIKVRMAEDTRLQTVYKGYVDDDRNTDNAWVETTAFNIHLGSSALLDEMNQTVQRRLVTKESVWWREVSSTALMCAHHKEVLRRVAELHQGAP, from the exons ATGCAGTTGCTCActgcagagccccccccccccccatcagcacaGCCTGGAATAGTATCCACAGACAGAGTGCGTGCAGTCGCCGTGACAATGGGGGACGTGATGGAGCCCAGCTTTGTGCAGACGCTCGCTGCCAGCGTGACTCGGACCGCCAAGTAtctgtccctctctccctccttccagCGGTGTGCCTTCATGGCTTGGATCAAGGAGAACATCCGGAAGAAGGAGTGCGCCTACTACACGGAGGACGGCAG GGAGGGGGTCTGTAAGTGTGGCTACCCAAAGACTCACCATGTTGATGAGGCCATCAAACCGGAGGAGTTCCTGGGAGAATCATGGGACAAATACAGACACATTCGGGAGGCCCCCACTGACGCGTTCGGAGATATCAGCTTGGGCGGCCACAAAGCGGGAAAG TACATCCGCGTCTCCACAGACACCTCCTCTGAGACCCTCTATGAGCTTTTGACAGAACACTGGAGACTCCGCCCACCTAACCTCCTCATCTCAGTCACGGGGGGAGCCAAGAACTTTTACATGAAGACCCGCCTGAAGGAGATGTTCCGCAGAGGGCTGATTAAGGTGGCCCAAACCACAG GGGCATGGATTGTGACGGGTGGGACCCACACAGGTGTGATGAAGCACGTGGGCATGGCCATGCGGGACTACACTTTGAGTAGCAGTGCTTTCGATGCCCAGGTTGTGGCCATCGGCGTGGTCACCTGGGGAGTCCTGCACAACCGGGAACCCCTGGTCCACCCTGAG GGGTGCTTTCCTGCACACTACTCCCTGGACGAGCAGGGACAGGGCCGGCTCTCATGTCTAGATGTCAACCACTCACACTTCCTGTTGGTGGACGACGGCACACACGGCCAGTATGGGGCGGAGATCGCGCTTCGCAGCCGTCTGGAAAAGCTGATCTCCCAGCAGCCCCTTGGACAGAGAGCCG ATGGCGGGGTTAAGATCCCGGTTGTCTGTGTGGTGTTGGAGGGGGGGCCAGGCACACTCAAC ACTATCTACAACGCCATGCTCAATGGCACCCCCTCTGTGATCCTGGAAGGCTCCGGACGGGTGGCCGATGTCATCGCCCATGCGGCCAGACTACCCCTGTCTCAGGTCAACATCGCCCTCATCCGCAAGCTGATGAAAAGGTTTTTCAGTAAAGAGTATGAGAGCTTCTCTAGCCTCATGATCATCGAGTGGACCAAAAAG ATTCAGGATATCATCAGGATGCCCCACTTGCTGACGGTTTTCCGACTTGACGAGGAGAAGCACATTGATTTGGACGTGGCAATCCTGCAGGCCCTCTTGAAAG cctccAGGAACTGCGACACCCCAGGGCATGAGAGCTgggagcagcagctggagctgGCGGTGGCGTGGAACCGTGTAGACATTGCCAAGAGTGAGATCTTCACTGAGGAAAGCCAGTGGAAG TCCACTGACCTTCATCGGGCCATGCTTTCGGCACTGGTGGGCCACAAACCGGACTTCGTGAAGCTGTTTCTGGCGAATAACGTCAGCCTGAGAGAGTTCCTGCATGAAGACACCCTGTGCGAGCTCTACGCCCACCTGGAGCCCGGCTGCCT CTTCCTGGTGCTCTTTGGTTTTGTGCTGGTGGTTGACTTCCAGCTGACGCCCTCCTGGACGGAGCTGCTGCTGTACTTGTGGCTGATGTCGCTGGTGGTCGAGGAGGTGCGGCAG CTCTTCGATGATCCCGACGGGTCTGGTTTTCAGAAGAAGGTCAAGAGATACATCAATGACCTGTGGAACATTTTGGATGTGCTCTCCATTCTGCTCTTCACGTGTGGGTTTATTTTCAG GCTGATCACGGCCACATTCTATGCAGGGAAGGTCGTCCTGTGCATCGATTTTATCATCTTCTGCCTCCGCTTGATGGCCATCTTCACCATCAGCAAAACACTGGGCCCCAAGATCATAATTGTCCGGAGGATG ATGATGGATTTGTTCTTCTTCATGTTCCTGCTGAGCATATGGGTAGTGGCCTTTGGAGTGGCCAAGCAGGGCATCCTGATCCAAAACGAGGACCGGCTTGAATGGATCATGCGGGGCGTGCTCTACGAACCCTACCTCATCATTTTCGGAAACGTCCCCACCGACATTGACC GAGTACAGTTTAGCATGGACAGCTGCACCCTCAATGGCAGCGACCCCCTCAAGCCACGGTGCCCAGTGCTAGCCACTGACCAGACCCCAGTCTTCCCAGAGTGGCTCACCATCATCCTCCTCTGCGTGTACCTGCTGTTTGCCAACATCTTGCTGCTCAATCTGCTCATTGCTATTTTCAA TTACACCTTCCAGGAAGTACAGGACAACACAGACTGCTTCTGGAAATTCCAGCGCTATGAGCTTATCAAGGAGTACCACAGTCGCCCAGCTTACCCCCCTCCTTTCATTCTCCTGAGTCACCTGTACCTCCTCGTCACTCGCTTCCTGCTCTGCCGTCCATCCAAGAACAAGCACAGGCAGTTCA AGCAGCAGCTTTCCCGGTTCGAGGAGGAGGAGATGCTGTCCTGGGAAGCCCTCATGCAGGAGAACTTCCTAGCCAAGAGTCGGCAGGAGCAGAGTCAGAGTGTGGAGTATCGTGTCCAGGACACCTCTGAGAA GGTGGGGAATCTCGTGGGAATGCTGGAAGTGAACCACAACCGAGACACTGACTCCATGACGAAGAGGCTGGCTCGTCTGGAGGAGCAG GTCTCACGGTCGGTCAAGGCGCTTTCTTGGATAATGAATGCACTGAGGTCACAGGGCTACGCATCTGAAGAGGAAGTGCCTTCACTCA CCTCGCAGCGGAGCCACATGGAGACAGACCCAGAGCCAGCGAACAAGCCCACCGCCGAAGGGGCTCCGTGCCACATCAAGGCGCGGCATCTCCACTACCCTGGTAGCCAGGTCACCCGCTTCCCCGTGCCCGAGGAGAAAGTCCCGTGGGAG GTGGAGTTCACGCTGTACAATCCTCCTGTTTACAGCACCCAGAGGACCACGGACAGCCGAAGGAAGGGAACACCGCCAGCTGGAGA CTCTGACGTCGCTAACTTACAAAAGTACAG GAACCCGGGAGGAAGGACTGGGCTGATGGGGAGAGGCTGTCTGGACCAACTGGGCCCAAACCAGATCCATGACCCAGTGATCACACG CTGGTGGGATGGAGACAGCCCCACGTTGGAGTTCCTGGCCGTGTGGGAGGAGTCCGAGGGACGCTGGGCGATACCAGGG GGACTGGTACATTCAGACGAGATCCTGCCAGAGAGGCTGGAGAGGATTCTGGGTAAGAAGCTGTGCGACAAGATCAAAGTGCGAATGGCAGAGGACACCCGCCTGCAAACG GTGTACAAGGGATACGTGGATGACGACAGGAACACGGACAACGCCTGGGTGGAAACGACTGCCTTCAATATACACTTGGGAAGCAGCGCGTTGCTGGACGAGATGAATCAAACG GTTCAGCGCAGATTGGTGACGAAGGAGTCCGTGTGGTGGAGGGAAGTGAGCAGCACCGCGCTCATGTGCGCCCACCATAAAGAAGTCCTCCGCCGTGTTGCCGAGCTtcaccagggggcgccctgA
- the trpm2 gene encoding transient receptor potential cation channel subfamily M member 2 isoform X1, producing MQLLTAEPPPPPSAQPGIVSTDRVRAVAVTMGDVMEPSFVQTLAASVTRTAKYLSLSPSFQRCAFMAWIKENIRKKECAYYTEDGREGVCKCGYPKTHHVDEAIKPEEFLGESWDKYRHIREAPTDAFGDISLGGHKAGKYIRVSTDTSSETLYELLTEHWRLRPPNLLISVTGGAKNFYMKTRLKEMFRRGLIKVAQTTGAWIVTGGTHTGVMKHVGMAMRDYTLSSSAFDAQVVAIGVVTWGVLHNREPLVHPEGCFPAHYSLDEQGQGRLSCLDVNHSHFLLVDDGTHGQYGAEIALRSRLEKLISQQPLGQRADGGVKIPVVCVVLEGGPGTLNTIYNAMLNGTPSVILEGSGRVADVIAHAARLPLSQVNIALIRKLMKRFFSKEYESFSSLMIIEWTKKIQDIIRMPHLLTVFRLDEEKHIDLDVAILQALLKASRNCDTPGHESWEQQLELAVAWNRVDIAKSEIFTEESQWKSTDLHRAMLSALVGHKPDFVKLFLANNVSLREFLHEDTLCELYAHLEPGCLFLQRLRRRMKAEKGNRSQLDRLGRSQVSLRHVSEEVHHFLGSFTQPLYSLKNPCAETPEEDVCVTLQTKVSADLQSSSTADEEREAEALRDPGRDLFLWAILQNDKELAEIAWEQCRDSLTAALAASRILKRMALEEDQVGDEAEEMRKLANHYERQAIGVFSECYSWDEQRAQKLLIRISPSWGRATCLRLALEADDKSFVAHVGVQAFLTQTWCGELAMSNPLWKVLLCMAFPLLIYTGFISFRRDEEILKASERKNKLKDAVAGAPSDTGWKAQLRHGQVHMNLKPLDCISRLAGFVMAPMVKFYWGIVSYFSFLVLFGFVLVVDFQLTPSWTELLLYLWLMSLVVEEVRQLFDDPDGSGFQKKVKRYINDLWNILDVLSILLFTCGFIFRLITATFYAGKVVLCIDFIIFCLRLMAIFTISKTLGPKIIIVRRMMMDLFFFMFLLSIWVVAFGVAKQGILIQNEDRLEWIMRGVLYEPYLIIFGNVPTDIDRVQFSMDSCTLNGSDPLKPRCPVLATDQTPVFPEWLTIILLCVYLLFANILLLNLLIAIFNYTFQEVQDNTDCFWKFQRYELIKEYHSRPAYPPPFILLSHLYLLVTRFLLCRPSKNKHRQFKQQLSRFEEEEMLSWEALMQENFLAKSRQEQSQSVEYRVQDTSEKVGNLVGMLEVNHNRDTDSMTKRLARLEEQVSRSVKALSWIMNALRSQGYASEEEVPSLTSQRSHMETDPEPANKPTAEGAPCHIKARHLHYPGSQVTRFPVPEEKVPWEVEFTLYNPPVYSTQRTTDSRRKGTPPAGDSDVANLQKYRNPGGRTGLMGRGCLDQLGPNQIHDPVITRWWDGDSPTLEFLAVWEESEGRWAIPGGLVHSDEILPERLERILGKKLCDKIKVRMAEDTRLQTVYKGYVDDDRNTDNAWVETTAFNIHLGSSALLDEMNQTVQRRLVTKESVWWREVSSTALMCAHHKEVLRRVAELHQGAP from the exons ATGCAGTTGCTCActgcagagccccccccccccccatcagcacaGCCTGGAATAGTATCCACAGACAGAGTGCGTGCAGTCGCCGTGACAATGGGGGACGTGATGGAGCCCAGCTTTGTGCAGACGCTCGCTGCCAGCGTGACTCGGACCGCCAAGTAtctgtccctctctccctccttccagCGGTGTGCCTTCATGGCTTGGATCAAGGAGAACATCCGGAAGAAGGAGTGCGCCTACTACACGGAGGACGGCAG GGAGGGGGTCTGTAAGTGTGGCTACCCAAAGACTCACCATGTTGATGAGGCCATCAAACCGGAGGAGTTCCTGGGAGAATCATGGGACAAATACAGACACATTCGGGAGGCCCCCACTGACGCGTTCGGAGATATCAGCTTGGGCGGCCACAAAGCGGGAAAG TACATCCGCGTCTCCACAGACACCTCCTCTGAGACCCTCTATGAGCTTTTGACAGAACACTGGAGACTCCGCCCACCTAACCTCCTCATCTCAGTCACGGGGGGAGCCAAGAACTTTTACATGAAGACCCGCCTGAAGGAGATGTTCCGCAGAGGGCTGATTAAGGTGGCCCAAACCACAG GGGCATGGATTGTGACGGGTGGGACCCACACAGGTGTGATGAAGCACGTGGGCATGGCCATGCGGGACTACACTTTGAGTAGCAGTGCTTTCGATGCCCAGGTTGTGGCCATCGGCGTGGTCACCTGGGGAGTCCTGCACAACCGGGAACCCCTGGTCCACCCTGAG GGGTGCTTTCCTGCACACTACTCCCTGGACGAGCAGGGACAGGGCCGGCTCTCATGTCTAGATGTCAACCACTCACACTTCCTGTTGGTGGACGACGGCACACACGGCCAGTATGGGGCGGAGATCGCGCTTCGCAGCCGTCTGGAAAAGCTGATCTCCCAGCAGCCCCTTGGACAGAGAGCCG ATGGCGGGGTTAAGATCCCGGTTGTCTGTGTGGTGTTGGAGGGGGGGCCAGGCACACTCAAC ACTATCTACAACGCCATGCTCAATGGCACCCCCTCTGTGATCCTGGAAGGCTCCGGACGGGTGGCCGATGTCATCGCCCATGCGGCCAGACTACCCCTGTCTCAGGTCAACATCGCCCTCATCCGCAAGCTGATGAAAAGGTTTTTCAGTAAAGAGTATGAGAGCTTCTCTAGCCTCATGATCATCGAGTGGACCAAAAAG ATTCAGGATATCATCAGGATGCCCCACTTGCTGACGGTTTTCCGACTTGACGAGGAGAAGCACATTGATTTGGACGTGGCAATCCTGCAGGCCCTCTTGAAAG cctccAGGAACTGCGACACCCCAGGGCATGAGAGCTgggagcagcagctggagctgGCGGTGGCGTGGAACCGTGTAGACATTGCCAAGAGTGAGATCTTCACTGAGGAAAGCCAGTGGAAG TCCACTGACCTTCATCGGGCCATGCTTTCGGCACTGGTGGGCCACAAACCGGACTTCGTGAAGCTGTTTCTGGCGAATAACGTCAGCCTGAGAGAGTTCCTGCATGAAGACACCCTGTGCGAGCTCTACGCCCACCTGGAGCCCGGCTGCCTGTTCCTGCAGAGGCTCAGAAGGCGCATGAAGGCTGAGAAGGGAAACAGGAGTCAGCTGGACCGTCTGGGCCGGAGCCAGGTGTCCCTCCGGCATGTTTCCGAGGAGGTGCACCACTTCTTGGGAAGTTTCACCCAGCCACTCTATTCCCTAAAGAACCCCTGCGCTGAAACTCCCGAGGAGGACgtctgtgtgaca CTTCAGACCAAAGTGTCTGCAGACCTCCAGAGTTCATCCACCGCTGATGAAGAGAGGGAAGCAGAGGCACTCAGGGACCCCGGAAGAGACTTGTTCCTCTGGGCAATACTGCAGAACGACAAGGAGCTGGCTGAGATAGCGTGGGAGCAG TGCAGGGACAGCCTGACGGCGGCGCTAGCAGCTAGCCGGATCCTGAAGAGGATGGCCCTGGAGGAGGATCAAGTGGGTGACGAGGCGGAGGAGATGAGGAAGCTGGCCAATCATTACGAGAGGCAGGCCATTG GAGTGTTCAGCGAGTGCTACAGCTGGGACGAACAGCGGGCCCAGAAGCTTCTAATCCGCATCTCCCCTTCTTGGGGCAGGGCCACTTGTCTGCGTTTGGCTTTGGAAGCTGATGACAAGAGCTTTGTGGCCCATGTAGGGGTGCAG GCATTTCTGACCCAGACTTGGTGTGGAGAGCTAGCGATGAGCAATCCACTGTGGAAGGTGCTCTTGTGCATGGCCTTCCCTCTGCTTATCTACACTGGCTTCATCAGCTTTAG GCGTGACGAAGAAATCCTCAAGGCGTCTGAGCGGAAAAACAAGCTTAAAGACGCCGTAGCGGGCGCTCCGTCAGATACGGGGTGGAAAGCTCAGCTCCG ACACGGGCAGGTCCACATGAACCTCAAGCCTCTGGACTGCATCTCCCGCCTGGCTGGCTTCGTTATGGCCCCCATGGTCAAGTTCTACTGGGGCATCGTGTCCTACTTCAGCTTCCTGGTGCTCTTTGGTTTTGTGCTGGTGGTTGACTTCCAGCTGACGCCCTCCTGGACGGAGCTGCTGCTGTACTTGTGGCTGATGTCGCTGGTGGTCGAGGAGGTGCGGCAG CTCTTCGATGATCCCGACGGGTCTGGTTTTCAGAAGAAGGTCAAGAGATACATCAATGACCTGTGGAACATTTTGGATGTGCTCTCCATTCTGCTCTTCACGTGTGGGTTTATTTTCAG GCTGATCACGGCCACATTCTATGCAGGGAAGGTCGTCCTGTGCATCGATTTTATCATCTTCTGCCTCCGCTTGATGGCCATCTTCACCATCAGCAAAACACTGGGCCCCAAGATCATAATTGTCCGGAGGATG ATGATGGATTTGTTCTTCTTCATGTTCCTGCTGAGCATATGGGTAGTGGCCTTTGGAGTGGCCAAGCAGGGCATCCTGATCCAAAACGAGGACCGGCTTGAATGGATCATGCGGGGCGTGCTCTACGAACCCTACCTCATCATTTTCGGAAACGTCCCCACCGACATTGACC GAGTACAGTTTAGCATGGACAGCTGCACCCTCAATGGCAGCGACCCCCTCAAGCCACGGTGCCCAGTGCTAGCCACTGACCAGACCCCAGTCTTCCCAGAGTGGCTCACCATCATCCTCCTCTGCGTGTACCTGCTGTTTGCCAACATCTTGCTGCTCAATCTGCTCATTGCTATTTTCAA TTACACCTTCCAGGAAGTACAGGACAACACAGACTGCTTCTGGAAATTCCAGCGCTATGAGCTTATCAAGGAGTACCACAGTCGCCCAGCTTACCCCCCTCCTTTCATTCTCCTGAGTCACCTGTACCTCCTCGTCACTCGCTTCCTGCTCTGCCGTCCATCCAAGAACAAGCACAGGCAGTTCA AGCAGCAGCTTTCCCGGTTCGAGGAGGAGGAGATGCTGTCCTGGGAAGCCCTCATGCAGGAGAACTTCCTAGCCAAGAGTCGGCAGGAGCAGAGTCAGAGTGTGGAGTATCGTGTCCAGGACACCTCTGAGAA GGTGGGGAATCTCGTGGGAATGCTGGAAGTGAACCACAACCGAGACACTGACTCCATGACGAAGAGGCTGGCTCGTCTGGAGGAGCAG GTCTCACGGTCGGTCAAGGCGCTTTCTTGGATAATGAATGCACTGAGGTCACAGGGCTACGCATCTGAAGAGGAAGTGCCTTCACTCA CCTCGCAGCGGAGCCACATGGAGACAGACCCAGAGCCAGCGAACAAGCCCACCGCCGAAGGGGCTCCGTGCCACATCAAGGCGCGGCATCTCCACTACCCTGGTAGCCAGGTCACCCGCTTCCCCGTGCCCGAGGAGAAAGTCCCGTGGGAG GTGGAGTTCACGCTGTACAATCCTCCTGTTTACAGCACCCAGAGGACCACGGACAGCCGAAGGAAGGGAACACCGCCAGCTGGAGA CTCTGACGTCGCTAACTTACAAAAGTACAG GAACCCGGGAGGAAGGACTGGGCTGATGGGGAGAGGCTGTCTGGACCAACTGGGCCCAAACCAGATCCATGACCCAGTGATCACACG CTGGTGGGATGGAGACAGCCCCACGTTGGAGTTCCTGGCCGTGTGGGAGGAGTCCGAGGGACGCTGGGCGATACCAGGG GGACTGGTACATTCAGACGAGATCCTGCCAGAGAGGCTGGAGAGGATTCTGGGTAAGAAGCTGTGCGACAAGATCAAAGTGCGAATGGCAGAGGACACCCGCCTGCAAACG GTGTACAAGGGATACGTGGATGACGACAGGAACACGGACAACGCCTGGGTGGAAACGACTGCCTTCAATATACACTTGGGAAGCAGCGCGTTGCTGGACGAGATGAATCAAACG GTTCAGCGCAGATTGGTGACGAAGGAGTCCGTGTGGTGGAGGGAAGTGAGCAGCACCGCGCTCATGTGCGCCCACCATAAAGAAGTCCTCCGCCGTGTTGCCGAGCTtcaccagggggcgccctgA